The Alcaligenes faecalis sequence TACTACCCTTTTCCACCGGCGTGATTCTGGAACCGCTGCCCATGGATCGCCTGCTGGGCGCTCTGCCTGCGGCGGTGAACGATCTGGCCGACAACAACTGGTTCAATGCTGCTCACAGCATCATGACCACCGACACGCAGCCCAAAATCGTGTCCCGTCAAATCCAGCTGTCGGGTAAAACCGTTACCTTGACCGGCATCAGCAAAGGCGCGGGCATGATTCGCCCCAATATGGCCACCATGCTGGGTTACCTGGCTACGGACGCCGGTATTGCTCCCGAACTGCTGCGCGATATGTGCCGTCTGGCGGCGGACCGCTCTTTCAACCGCATTACGGTTGATGGCGACACCTCCACCAATGACTCCTTCATCATCATGGCAACTGGCCAGAGCGGTGTCACGGTAGAGTCCATCGCAGACCCGAACTACAACGCCTTGCTCGACGCTCTGGTGGATGCCTCGCGCGAACTGGCCCAGAAAATCGTGCGTGACGCCGAAGGCGCCACCAAGTTCATGACCATCCAGGTTGATGACGCCGGTTCCAGCGAAGAAGCCCTGAAAGTGGCTTACGCCATCGCCCATTCGCCTTTGGTCAAGACCGCTTTCTTTGCCTCCGACCCGAACCTGGGCCGTATTCTGTGCGCCATTGGTTACGCCGGCATTAGCGATCTGGACGTCAACAAGCTGCGCCTGTGGCTAGGCGATGTTTTGGTCGCCGTAAACGGCGGCCGTAACCCCGACTACCAGGAAGAGGACGGCCAGCGTGTCATGCAAGAAGCCGAAATTCTGGTCCGTGTCTCTCTGGGCCGTGGTCAGCACAGCGAAACGGTCTACACCTGCGACTTCTCGCACGAGTACGTCACCATCAACGCCGACTACCGCTCCTGATATAAAAAGCCGCCTCCACTCAATGGGTGGAGACGGCTTTATGGCTAAGACAGGCCCGCCTCTTGTGCGGGCCTGTTCTATTTCTTGCCCATGCCCTTGACCAGCGAGAGCACCGCAAGAATCAAGAACACAACAAATAGAATTTTGGCGATGGACGCAGCACCGGCGGCAATACCACCAAAGCCCAACACAGCGGCCACAATAGCAACAATAAAAAAGATGACAGCGTAGTAAAGCATACGATTCTCCTCATCATCAGTATGTACAGAATCAAGGCTTTGTCTGGTGGGCCGTTTTTTTACGGCTCATAAAATAAGCATCAGACCAAAACGAGCCCCGCTTCACTAACGGTCGTACTTGTCGTAGAAATCTTTTACTTCGCGCTCTGCCTCTTCGCGGGTACGGCCATAGCGTTCTTGCACCAAACCAGCCAGTTGAGTGGCATCGCCCTTGATCTTGGCCCAATCATCATCGGTGATCTCGCCCCAGACACTGCGTGCCTTGCCTGCCAGTTGTTTCCATTTGCCTTCGATCGTGTCCTTATTCATACGTTTCCCCTAATCAGGTTCGAAAAATAAATGACTTACGCTCTGTGAACGCAACGCCTCTACCGTAACGGATACACGCGCTTTCAAAGGCCACAGATTGAGGAAAAGTGTAATAGTTTGGAGCCAGGCGCCATTTTGAGTGAATCCTGGCCCTCTGCCCGCCACTTCGAGCTCTGCGATAGCCCTGTTCCCCTGACCTTGCTCTGGCAGAGGAAAGGATTGGATGCAAAATACAGACAGGAGAAGCCCCAAGCCATTGACAGCAAAGCCTTTTTGCCCTATTATTTTTTGCTTGGCATTTTGCGTGTCAAGATTTTTTTATGTTAGATGGCATTACAGCGGGCTGTTATTGGCCTTTTACGCGATGCCTGTTTGACTCTTTAAGGGATTCCCTATGTACGCGGTTATAAAAACCGGCGGTAAGCAATATCGCATTACTGCTGGCCAAAAACTCAAAATAGAACAGATACCGGCAGACATTGGGCAAGAAATTTCGCTTGACCAGGTTCTGTCCGTCGGCGAAGGTGAAGCACTGCAAATCGGTGCTCCTTTCGTTGCTGGTGCTGTGGTCAAGGCTACTGTTCTTGCGCAAGGCCGTCACGACAAAATCAAGATTTTCAAAATGCGCCGTCGCAAGCACTACCGCAAAACGCAAGGCCATCGTCAAAACTACACTGAAATCCGCATCGAAGCGATCAACGCCTAAGTTGTTGCTAAAAGCGAATTTGGTATTTTCTTCATCTAGGAGCTAAAGAAATGGCACAGAAGAAAGGCGGCGGCTCTACGCGGAACGGCCGTGACTCACAGGCCAAACGTCTGGGCGTTAAAGTCTACGGCGGTCAGGTAATTTCGGCTGGCGGCATCATTGTTCGTCAGCGTGGCACTCAGTTTCACCCCGGCGTGAACGTGGGCATTGGTAAAGACCACACCCTGTTCTCCCTGGTCGATGGCAAAGTCAAATTTTCCATCACGGGTGCTCTGAACAAGCGTACCGTTTCGGTCGTTGCTGGCGAATAAGCCACCCGATCAAAGCGTACTCGCTGCGAAAAAGCCCTGCCGCCCTAGGCAGGGCTTTTTTTATGCATGGCCAACGCGCCATCGCCCAAACCCGCCCACCCGGCTTAGCCAGTCTCCCTACGGCCACAGCAAGAGACTAAAAATCGGCCACTATCACGGCACATACCGGCAGATAAGCCAATCTCCTATACACTAAGCAATTGGGGTTTTTGTTTAAAATGGTCTGCTCCCAGACCAGCAGCCCATACAGTTCTGCGGCCCCTGGACCTATACAGCACTCATCACCATGAAATTCGTAGACGAAGCGACCATTGAAGTGGTCGCAGGCAAAGGTGGAAACGGCGCTGCCAGTTTCCGCCGAGAAAAATTTATTGAAAAAGGTGGCCCCAATGGCGGCGACGGTGGACGCGGTGGCAGCATTTATGCCCAGGCCGACCGTAACGTCAACACCTTGATCGACTACCGCTACGCCCGCCTGCACCGCGCTCGCAACGGCGAGAATGGCCGTGGCTCGGACCAGTACGGCGCCGGTGGTGAGGACATCACCCTGCGTGTGCCCGTAGGCACCATGATTTTTGACGCAGAAACCGGCGAGCAGTTGTTTGATATGAAGCGTCATGGCGAGAAAATCACCCTGGCCCAAGGCGGCGCCGGTGGTTTGGGTAACCTGCACTTCAAGTCCAGTGTGAACCGTGCCCCGCGTCAATTTACCTACGGCAAGGAAGGCGAGCATCGCAAGCTGCGCCTGGAACTGAAAGTGCTGGCTGATGTCGGTCTGCTGGGTATGCCCAATGCGGGCAAATCCACCTTGATCACCCGTATTTCCAACGCCAAGCCTCGCATTGCGGACTATCCCTTCACCACCTTGCACCCTAACCTGGGCGTGGTGCGTTCATCCGAAGCACACAGCTTTGTGGTTGCCGATATTCCTGGCCTGATCGAAGGCGCCTCTGAAGGGGCTGGCCTGGGCCACTTGTTCCTGCGCCACTTGACTCGCACCCGTATCTTGCTGCATCTGCTGGATGTATCCAGCCTGGATCCGGACGAGGATATCGTGGCCAAAGTGGCTGCAGAAGCCCGTGCCATTGTTGAAGAACTGCGTCTGTACAGCGAAGAGCTGTACGCCAAGCCTCGCTGGCTGGTTCTCAACAAACTGGACATGGTCTCGGACCCGGAAGACCTGAAAGCCCGCCTGCTCAAGGAGCTGAACTGGGAAGGCCCAGTCTTTGG is a genomic window containing:
- the argJ gene encoding bifunctional glutamate N-acetyltransferase/amino-acid acetyltransferase ArgJ gives rise to the protein MAVNLFIPSESDIHPVAGVKIGIAEAGIRKANRRDLTVFELAPGTSVAGVFTTNRFRAAPVQVCEAHLATHDGIRALVINTGNANAGTGQAGLEKAQQTCTETARLLNILPQQVLPFSTGVILEPLPMDRLLGALPAAVNDLADNNWFNAAHSIMTTDTQPKIVSRQIQLSGKTVTLTGISKGAGMIRPNMATMLGYLATDAGIAPELLRDMCRLAADRSFNRITVDGDTSTNDSFIIMATGQSGVTVESIADPNYNALLDALVDASRELAQKIVRDAEGATKFMTIQVDDAGSSEEALKVAYAIAHSPLVKTAFFASDPNLGRILCAIGYAGISDLDVNKLRLWLGDVLVAVNGGRNPDYQEEDGQRVMQEAEILVRVSLGRGQHSETVYTCDFSHEYVTINADYRS
- a CDS encoding DUF1328 domain-containing protein → MLYYAVIFFIVAIVAAVLGFGGIAAGAASIAKILFVVFLILAVLSLVKGMGKK
- a CDS encoding CsbD family protein, whose amino-acid sequence is MNKDTIEGKWKQLAGKARSVWGEITDDDWAKIKGDATQLAGLVQERYGRTREEAEREVKDFYDKYDR
- the rplU gene encoding 50S ribosomal protein L21; its protein translation is MYAVIKTGGKQYRITAGQKLKIEQIPADIGQEISLDQVLSVGEGEALQIGAPFVAGAVVKATVLAQGRHDKIKIFKMRRRKHYRKTQGHRQNYTEIRIEAINA
- the rpmA gene encoding 50S ribosomal protein L27; this translates as MAQKKGGGSTRNGRDSQAKRLGVKVYGGQVISAGGIIVRQRGTQFHPGVNVGIGKDHTLFSLVDGKVKFSITGALNKRTVSVVAGE
- the obgE gene encoding GTPase ObgE; translated protein: MKFVDEATIEVVAGKGGNGAASFRREKFIEKGGPNGGDGGRGGSIYAQADRNVNTLIDYRYARLHRARNGENGRGSDQYGAGGEDITLRVPVGTMIFDAETGEQLFDMKRHGEKITLAQGGAGGLGNLHFKSSVNRAPRQFTYGKEGEHRKLRLELKVLADVGLLGMPNAGKSTLITRISNAKPRIADYPFTTLHPNLGVVRSSEAHSFVVADIPGLIEGASEGAGLGHLFLRHLTRTRILLHLLDVSSLDPDEDIVAKVAAEARAIVEELRLYSEELYAKPRWLVLNKLDMVSDPEDLKARLLKELNWEGPVFGISALTGVGTQDLVYQLQSWLDEESRKEHIEQDIADGTHIYDERFAPD